The Bos javanicus breed banteng chromosome 18, ARS-OSU_banteng_1.0, whole genome shotgun sequence genome has a segment encoding these proteins:
- the C18H19orf33 gene encoding immortalization up-regulated protein isoform X1, with amino-acid sequence MAIPTQMDMTVESTSKKPQGAGKVGDPKHSSPKVQGGSADNLKHHHGHGHGQGSASDSSSSSSDSENEAKSGSEQHKSASGKVKKPKVKKEKKKKEEGKKKASH; translated from the exons atggcaatacCGACTCAAATGGATATGA CCGTGGAGTCCACCTCCAAGAAGCCCCAAGGGGCAGGCAAGGTGGGAGACCCCAAGCACAGCTCCCCCAAAGTTCAGGGCGGGTCAGCTGATAACCTAAAG CATCACCACGGCCATGGCCACGGCCAAGGGAGCGCCTCAGATTCCAGCAGCAGCTCCAGTGATTCGGAAAATGAGGCGAAG TCCGGCTCGGAGCAGCACAAGAGCGCCTCAGGCAAGGTCAAGAAACccaaggtgaaaaaggagaagaagaagaaggaggaagggaagaagaaggcTTCCCACTGA
- the C18H19orf33 gene encoding immortalization up-regulated protein isoform X2 → MEFDLSAAVESTSKKPQGAGKVGDPKHSSPKVQGGSADNLKHHHGHGHGQGSASDSSSSSSDSENEAKSGSEQHKSASGKVKKPKVKKEKKKKEEGKKKASH, encoded by the exons ATGGAGTTCGACCTGTCGGCAG CCGTGGAGTCCACCTCCAAGAAGCCCCAAGGGGCAGGCAAGGTGGGAGACCCCAAGCACAGCTCCCCCAAAGTTCAGGGCGGGTCAGCTGATAACCTAAAG CATCACCACGGCCATGGCCACGGCCAAGGGAGCGCCTCAGATTCCAGCAGCAGCTCCAGTGATTCGGAAAATGAGGCGAAG TCCGGCTCGGAGCAGCACAAGAGCGCCTCAGGCAAGGTCAAGAAACccaaggtgaaaaaggagaagaagaagaaggaggaagggaagaagaaggcTTCCCACTGA
- the YIF1B gene encoding protein YIF1B isoform X3, translated as MPASKRRVPVSQPGMADPHQLFDDTSSAQSRGYGAQRVPGGLGYPAASASPQGAFLADPVSNMAMAYGSSLAAQGKELVDKNIDRFIPVTKLKYYFAVDTMYVGKKLGLLVFPYLHQDWEVQYQQDTPVAPRFDVNAPDLYIPAMAFITYVLVAGLALGTQDRFSPDLLGLQASSALAWLTVEVLAILLSLYLITVNTDLSTIDLVAFLGYKYVGMIGGVLMGLLFGKIGYYLVLGWCCVSIFVFMIRTLRLKILAEAAAEGIPVRGARNQLRMYLTMAVAAAQPLLMYWLTFHLVR; from the exons ATGCCAG CCTCGAAGCGGAGGGTTCCTGTGTCCCAGCCAGGCATGGCTGACCCCCACCAGCTTTTTGATGACACGAGTTCAGCCCAGAGCCGGGGCTATGGGGCCCAGCGGGTGCCTGGTGGCCTGGGCTACCCTGCAGCCTCCGCCTCGCCCCAGGGGGCCTTCCTGGCTGATCCTGTGTCCAACATGGCCATGGCCTATGGGAGCAGCCTCGCTGCGCAGGGCAAGGAGCTGGTGGATAAGAAC ATCGACCGCTTCATTCCTGTCACCAAGCTCAAGTATTACTTCGCCGTGGACACCATGTATGTAGGCAAAAAGCTGGGCCTGCTCGTCTTTCCCTACCTACACCAG GACTGGGAGGTGCAGTACCAGCAGGACACGCCGGTGGCCCCCCGCTTTGACGTCAACGCTCCTGACCTCTACATTCCAG CCATGGCTTTCATCACCTACGTCTTGGTGGCTGGCCTGGCGCTGGGGACCCAGGATAG GTTCTCTCCAGACCTCCTGGGGCTGCAGGCGAGCTCGGCGTTGGCTTGGCTGACAGTGGAGGTGCTGGCCATCCTGCTCAGCCTCTACCTCATCACTGTCAACACAGACCTCAGCACTATCGACCTGGTGGCCTTCCTGGGCTACAAGTATGTTGG GATGATTGGTGGGGTCCTCATGGGCCTGCTCTTTGGGAAGATCGGCTACTACCTGGTGCTGGGCTGGTGCTGCGTGTCCATCTTTGTGTTCATG ATCCGGACGCTGCGGCTGAAGATCCTGGCGGAGGCGGCGGCCGAGGGCATCCCGGTGCGTGGGGCGCGGAACCAGCTGCGCATGTACTTGACTATGGCGGTGGCGGCGGCGCAGCCCCTGCTCATGTACTGGCTCACCTTTCACCTGGTGCGGTGA
- the YIF1B gene encoding protein YIF1B isoform X1 yields MNPGGLAAVGTPRQRKWPSKRRVPVSQPGMADPHQLFDDTSSAQSRGYGAQRVPGGLGYPAASASPQGAFLADPVSNMAMAYGSSLAAQGKELVDKNIDRFIPVTKLKYYFAVDTMYVGKKLGLLVFPYLHQDWEVQYQQDTPVAPRFDVNAPDLYIPAMAFITYVLVAGLALGTQDRFSPDLLGLQASSALAWLTVEVLAILLSLYLITVNTDLSTIDLVAFLGYKYVGMIGGVLMGLLFGKIGYYLVLGWCCVSIFVFMIRTLRLKILAEAAAEGIPVRGARNQLRMYLTMAVAAAQPLLMYWLTFHLVR; encoded by the exons ATGAACCCGGGAGGCTTGGCGGCGGTGGGGACGCCCCGGCAGCGTAAGTGGC CCTCGAAGCGGAGGGTTCCTGTGTCCCAGCCAGGCATGGCTGACCCCCACCAGCTTTTTGATGACACGAGTTCAGCCCAGAGCCGGGGCTATGGGGCCCAGCGGGTGCCTGGTGGCCTGGGCTACCCTGCAGCCTCCGCCTCGCCCCAGGGGGCCTTCCTGGCTGATCCTGTGTCCAACATGGCCATGGCCTATGGGAGCAGCCTCGCTGCGCAGGGCAAGGAGCTGGTGGATAAGAAC ATCGACCGCTTCATTCCTGTCACCAAGCTCAAGTATTACTTCGCCGTGGACACCATGTATGTAGGCAAAAAGCTGGGCCTGCTCGTCTTTCCCTACCTACACCAG GACTGGGAGGTGCAGTACCAGCAGGACACGCCGGTGGCCCCCCGCTTTGACGTCAACGCTCCTGACCTCTACATTCCAG CCATGGCTTTCATCACCTACGTCTTGGTGGCTGGCCTGGCGCTGGGGACCCAGGATAG GTTCTCTCCAGACCTCCTGGGGCTGCAGGCGAGCTCGGCGTTGGCTTGGCTGACAGTGGAGGTGCTGGCCATCCTGCTCAGCCTCTACCTCATCACTGTCAACACAGACCTCAGCACTATCGACCTGGTGGCCTTCCTGGGCTACAAGTATGTTGG GATGATTGGTGGGGTCCTCATGGGCCTGCTCTTTGGGAAGATCGGCTACTACCTGGTGCTGGGCTGGTGCTGCGTGTCCATCTTTGTGTTCATG ATCCGGACGCTGCGGCTGAAGATCCTGGCGGAGGCGGCGGCCGAGGGCATCCCGGTGCGTGGGGCGCGGAACCAGCTGCGCATGTACTTGACTATGGCGGTGGCGGCGGCGCAGCCCCTGCTCATGTACTGGCTCACCTTTCACCTGGTGCGGTGA
- the KCNK6 gene encoding potassium channel subfamily K member 6 translates to MRRGALLAGALAVYIAYLVLGALLVARLEGPHEARLRAELRMLRQQLLRRSPCVAAPALDAFVERVLAAGRLGRAALANASGSANASDPAWDFASALFFASTLVTTVGYGYTTPLTDGGKAFSIAFALLGVPVTMLLLTASAQRLSLLLTHTPLSWVSQRWGCTPRKAARWHLAILLGVTVTVCFLVPAAIFAHLEEAWSFLDAFYFCFISLSTIGLGDYVPGEAPGQPSRAVYKLLVTVYLFLGLVAMVLLVQTFRRVSDLHGLTELILLPTPCPTSFAEEDDRVDILSPEPEPHQQLTTGSHVDYASIPR, encoded by the exons ATGCGGCGGGGTGCGCTCCTGGCGGGCGCCCTGGCAGTATATATCGCGTACCTGGTGCTGGGCGCGCTGCTGGTAGCCCGGCTGGAGGGGCCGCACGAAGCCCGCCTCCGAGCCGAGCTGCGGATGCTGCGCCAGCAGCTGCTGCGGCGCAGCCCGTGTGTGGCCGCCCCCGCCCTGGACGCCTTCGTGGAGCGGGTGCTGGCGGCCGGACGACTGGGGCGCGCCGCGCTCGCCAATGCCTCCGGGTCTGCCAATGCCTCGGACCCCGCCTGGGACTTCGCCTCGGCTCTCTTCTTCGCCAGCACGCTGGTCACCACCGTGG GCTACGGGTACACGACGCCACTGACCGACGGGGGCAAGGCCTTCTCCATCGCCTTTGCGCTCCTGGGCGTCCCAGTCACCATGCTGCTACTGACCGCCTCAGCCCAGCGCCTGTCGCTACTGCTCACCCACACGCCCCTGTCCTGGGTGAGCCAGCGCTGGGGCTGCACCCCCCGGAAGGCAGCCCGCTGGCACCTGGCCATCCTGCTGGGGGTCACGGTGACCGTCTGCTTCCTGGTGCCAGCCGCCATCTTTGCCCACCTTGAGGAGGCCTGGAGCTTCCTGGATgccttctacttctgcttcatctcTCTGTCCACCATCGGCCTGGGTGATTACGTTCCGGGAGAGGCCCCCGGCCAGCCCTCCCGGGCCGTCTACAAGTTGTTAGTCACAG TCTACCTCTTCCTGGGCCTGGTCGCCATGGTGCTCTTGGTGCAGACTTTCCGCCGTGTGTCTGACCTTCATGGCCTCACAGAGCTCATCCTGCTGCCCACTCCGTGCCCCACCAGCTTTGCGGAGGAAGATGACCGGGTGGACATCCTGAGCCCCGAGCCCGAGCCACACCAGCAGCTCACCACCGGCTCGCACGTGGACTACGCCTCCATCCCCAGGTAG
- the YIF1B gene encoding protein YIF1B isoform X2 yields MNPGGLAAVGTPRQPSKRRVPVSQPGMADPHQLFDDTSSAQSRGYGAQRVPGGLGYPAASASPQGAFLADPVSNMAMAYGSSLAAQGKELVDKNIDRFIPVTKLKYYFAVDTMYVGKKLGLLVFPYLHQDWEVQYQQDTPVAPRFDVNAPDLYIPAMAFITYVLVAGLALGTQDRFSPDLLGLQASSALAWLTVEVLAILLSLYLITVNTDLSTIDLVAFLGYKYVGMIGGVLMGLLFGKIGYYLVLGWCCVSIFVFMIRTLRLKILAEAAAEGIPVRGARNQLRMYLTMAVAAAQPLLMYWLTFHLVR; encoded by the exons ATGAACCCGGGAGGCTTGGCGGCGGTGGGGACGCCCCGGCAGC CCTCGAAGCGGAGGGTTCCTGTGTCCCAGCCAGGCATGGCTGACCCCCACCAGCTTTTTGATGACACGAGTTCAGCCCAGAGCCGGGGCTATGGGGCCCAGCGGGTGCCTGGTGGCCTGGGCTACCCTGCAGCCTCCGCCTCGCCCCAGGGGGCCTTCCTGGCTGATCCTGTGTCCAACATGGCCATGGCCTATGGGAGCAGCCTCGCTGCGCAGGGCAAGGAGCTGGTGGATAAGAAC ATCGACCGCTTCATTCCTGTCACCAAGCTCAAGTATTACTTCGCCGTGGACACCATGTATGTAGGCAAAAAGCTGGGCCTGCTCGTCTTTCCCTACCTACACCAG GACTGGGAGGTGCAGTACCAGCAGGACACGCCGGTGGCCCCCCGCTTTGACGTCAACGCTCCTGACCTCTACATTCCAG CCATGGCTTTCATCACCTACGTCTTGGTGGCTGGCCTGGCGCTGGGGACCCAGGATAG GTTCTCTCCAGACCTCCTGGGGCTGCAGGCGAGCTCGGCGTTGGCTTGGCTGACAGTGGAGGTGCTGGCCATCCTGCTCAGCCTCTACCTCATCACTGTCAACACAGACCTCAGCACTATCGACCTGGTGGCCTTCCTGGGCTACAAGTATGTTGG GATGATTGGTGGGGTCCTCATGGGCCTGCTCTTTGGGAAGATCGGCTACTACCTGGTGCTGGGCTGGTGCTGCGTGTCCATCTTTGTGTTCATG ATCCGGACGCTGCGGCTGAAGATCCTGGCGGAGGCGGCGGCCGAGGGCATCCCGGTGCGTGGGGCGCGGAACCAGCTGCGCATGTACTTGACTATGGCGGTGGCGGCGGCGCAGCCCCTGCTCATGTACTGGCTCACCTTTCACCTGGTGCGGTGA